The window CTGGGCAACGACGACTGTTGTGCTCGCTCTGCTGGGCGTGGTTATCGGTGGAATGGCCATGTATCGTGGCGCCCGGCGGATCGGTAATCACGGGCAACGCGGAGCCATTGTGGCCGTGGTGGCGGGGCTCATAGCCGCCGTCAACGGCGGGCTGAATTTGGCTATTGCCAACGGCGGTCCCGGCACCGGTAACGGAGTAGTCGGTGGCGCTGCAGCGTTCGTGCTTGGGTTGATCGCCCTGGGCCTCGGCGGGCTAGCTCTCACCCGCTCCCGCCGCACCGCTTTACAACCGGGGCGCATGACGTGAGTTCCAACAGTGAAATGTCGAATCCCGCTGGGAGCTTCGAGCCGTATCGCCGGCGCCTGCTCGGCCTCGCCTACCGCATGCTTGGCTCGATGGCCGACGCTGAGGACGCTGTGCAGGAAGCGTACTTGCGATGGCATGGGGTAGACCGCGACAAAGTGTCAGAGCCGAAGGCGTTTCTCATGGCCACGACGACGCGAATCTGTCTCGATATGCTGACCTCGGCGCGAGCCCGCCGCGAGGAGTACGTCGGCCCGTGGCTGCCGGAGCCAGTTTTCGATACGGCAGCACTCACGCCTGATAGCCGCACGGAGCTGGCCGAGGATCTGTCCATTGCGCTGCTCCTGACACTCGACCGGCTGTCGCCGCTCGAGCGGGCTGCCTTCCTGCTGCACGACGTGTTCGATTTCTCGTTCAGCGAAGTCGCCACCGCACTGGAGCGGAACGAGGTCGCGTGCCGGCAGCTTGCCGCCCGCGCACGCGCGAACGTGCGCGCCGCCCGGCCACGCGGCGCGACAGCGCCGCCGGCGTCTTCGGGCGGGATCGATGCGAAGCATGCGCGGCTCTTGTCCGCGTTCACCGCGGCAACCCAGTCGGGAGATCTCAATGCGCTGACGCAATTGCTCGCGAGCGATGTGCGCGTCCTAACAGATGGTGGCGGCAAAGTGCGCGCGGCGTTGAACGCGATCAACGGTGCTGACCGCGTTGCCCAGTTCCTGGTGGACGTCACGCGGAAACGTCCAGGCGCGTGGTGGCGGGACGACTTCACGCTGCGCTTTGAGATCATCAATGGTCTGCCAGGTATCGTCGTGGACGCACCCGAGGGACCGGTGCAGACTTCGGCGTTCGAGATTGAGGGTGACGTGATTCGGGCGCTGTACGTGGTGCGTAATCCGGACAAGTTGCGCCACTTGGCTCCGCCCCGACGCGAAACAAGTAACAAATGAACGACTGGAGTGTCCATCGATGAGTTCAATACAGCAGAATGAGAATCAACACTCGGAATCACCGCATACAACACAGGCTTTCATCGTGGGGTTTTGGGGTGTTCGATATCAGGTCAAAGATGTTCAGCGGGCAATAGCCTTCTATACGCAGACGCTTGGTTTCAATCTGGACATGCAACACCTTCCCGCTTTCGGCCAGGTTTCCATTGGCGGCCTCAAGTTAATCTTGAGCGGTCCTGGAGCATCTGGGTCCCGGGTAATGTCCGATGGCCGTCACCAAGAGCCCGGGGGATGGAACCGCGTGCTTCTTCAGGTGTTGGATTTACCTGCGCGCATCGCTGACCTGAAAGAGGCGGGTCTGCATTTTAGAAACGAAATGGAAGTAGGCCCCGGCGGGAAGCAAATTCAACTCGATGATCCCGACGGCAACCCAATCGAACTGTTTGAGCCTGCGAAGCGCTAGGTCCATGCCAAATATTTTCCGCCGTTCTGGTGGAGTTGGGGATTTCGGTACAACTCGGTACATCTGAGAGAGAGAAAGAAGGCCGTTCCGGTTCCTAAGCGACACCAAATGAAGCACTTGGAAATTTGCTCTTCATAGTTCGGGACCAGGGGGTCGGAGGTTCAAATCCTCTCTCCCCGACCATTCTTCATTTTTAGCCCTTTCAAACATCACATCGAAGGGCTTTCTGTAAGTAGGCGTGATACTTACAGCATCTATCGAGCAGTTCAAAAGTACTTTTCTGAGGAGTTCGGCCTGTTCTGCAGGTTTCCGCGTAAGGTATAGAAAATAAGCCTTGTTCGCGAGTTCTAAAATTCTCTTCGCATCTAGCAGGCGATCCGTTGCGTTCTGTTCCGTAATTCCGGCAATCGCCATTTCGATCCGCTGCTCTTCTGCCTGCCAGTCGGACATTTTCCGCTGCCAGAACTCTTCGGGAATTTTTCCGTCGAGTCTATCGGAGTAAGCCTGATCCATTCTCCGCCGGATCGCTTCTAATTGCTCTTCCAGGCGTCCGCGTTGTTGCGCTGAGGCGTTCCTAGAACGTGCGTGCTCCCGTTCTAAGGAATTCTCGATCTTTTCTAGGACCTCATCTGGGATGTGGATATGGGAGGGTGAGGGAACGTGCCCACGTTGCGAAAGAAGAGAATCGGGCTACTTTGGGCATGTCTATCAGCTTCGAGCAAGCGCACGAAAGCTTATCCCTGCGCGTCTGTTTGCATGTAAGGATTGTCTATATCAGTTCACAGTAATAAGTGACACAATCTTCCAGAGAACCCACCTCCCGTTAAGCAAGTGGTTTTCAGCTATACATTTCCTATTTTCAAATCAGAACTGCACAGTGCGAGACCTTCAAAAGGAGATCGGCACTTCTTACAAGACTGCCTGGATTGTGAGAGCGATGGTGCGGAACATACCTGAATATAAATCTGGATTTCTGGGCATCACGTTAGAGGCGCCTTCTATCCCGAGAGAACAGCGTCGCTGGATACATCCATGGTGTCTGCGTTGGAGAAATACAGACTGAGTTGTGAAGACGAGAAGTTATGGACGTTAGGCATGACCATTACGTTTCAGTCGCTGAAAGCTCCTGATGTGGTACTACGTCTGCCTTCAGATTAAAGCGCGCCGTGACTTGGAGCGAGATGGTTCGGCCCGCATTTCTCAGCCCCTCGGACGACGGTCATCCTGCACATCTATCTTGCCTTGTCCCAGCCCTCGGATCGCTAGAGCGATTACCGAAGTGGCTGCTGCAATTTCGGCCCAAGTGAACGCCAGCATATCGCCGAGCGTTCCGGGTGAGGGAATGCCGGGCTGAATGCTACGCAACGCAGGCAACCCAAAAATCAGTGAGACGGCCATCGTGGCATGGAAAGCCTCGACTTTTCTCGTACCGCTAAGCACCGGCACTGTCATCGTCACGACGCCAATCGAGAGTCCCAGCATCATCACCGTTGCCAACGCGGAAATCGAAATAACCGAGTCCGAACGCTTCAGGTACACATGGATCCCAGTCAGACCTTTTAGGCTTTGCACGCCTTCGATTAGCTCTGTGCCGCGAAACGTCAGCCCGGGAATGGAGGCCCTGAATTTGATCCTGGTGTCGGCTTGCACTTGCTCTGTCAGTGCTGCGGCTCCGAGACCGAGAGTTGCTTTGGTCAAAGGTGATTCCTGTCTCGCTGGGGCCTGCTGTATCTGAGCCTCAGGTGCCTTCTTTTGTTCCTGTGACGCACCGCGGGAGAATATTCCGAAGAGTCCGCGTTTTTCCTGTGGCACATTCTTATTTTCCGGCGGCTTGCTCTTTTGGGCAGGCTTCGCCCCAGTTTTCCGTGCCGGCGCTGGAGGGCCTTGCCGCCCGGGTATGGTCGCGAGCAGCCACACGTTGCCTGTGTACCGGTCAAGGGGATACCGATTGATCTCACCAAGCAAAGGAAAGACGGCTTCCGTAATGTTCATCCGCTTTCCCTTGGGAAACGTGATCTGCTGTTGCCCGCGCACGGTGTTTAGCACCAGTTGCAGGTCGGTCGCCGGCGTCACTTCGTCCTCGGCCAAGTTCCCGGTGGCCGAAAACGTGATCCTCGCCGTCATCTCGCGGCGTTGCAGGTCAACATTGATGAGATCAACGTCTATCAGCAGGTAGTCATTGCCATGTGATGGTATCTCGAGGTTTATCGAGCGGCGGGCAGATTCAGTGAAATTGAGCCAAATGACAGAAAAGTAAATTCCCAGCAAAACTAAAAGTAGGCCGGCCACGTACAAGTGTTTCGCTCCAAAACTTCTCTTGGAAAAATTGCGGCCCTCAACCGCCACGGCGGTAGACGCTTGTTCGCCGGGAGCGTTCGCATTCATATTCCCAAGTGTCGCGCCATGAACCGCCGGTGACCACTGCTAGTTTATTCAGTACTAGCTGTCAATTATCCAGCCGCAATCGCGGGCGCTCGCCGATCGCCGACTCTGAAGAAGCAAGCATTAAAGATTGCATCTTGTCGCTAGTACTTTGACCAGTGATGTGAACCTCACGGTTCGATTACCCTAGCCCCTCAATCACGCTCACGTCATCGAGTGCGTTTGCACGTTCCAATCAGGTACATGAGTTCAAGGCAAAGAATGAGTTCATATCGGCAAGGAGATTAGGTAAGCCCAACTGCCGAGAAAGGATCCATCCCGTGAAAAACCGGATATTACTATGTGGTTTGTGCACCGCGATCATCAGCGCGTGTTTTGCAGCAGCTCAAACAAAATCAGCCACGCCCACTCAAACTTCAAATACTGCCTCGAGCTCTCCGTCGGCAAAAATTGGACTATTCGTGAATCCGAAGAAGAACCAGACTCCGGAACAACAGATGAAGGACGAGGGCGCCTGTTATTCGACCGCTCAGCAACAGACCGGAATCGATCCGGCTGCCCCTCCCCCGCCCCCGCCGCAAGCTCCTCAGCAAAAGGGCGGTGCGGTGAAGGGTGCGGCGAGGGGAGCTGCCGGAGGCGCCGCCATCGGAGCGATAGCAGATGACGCAGGAACAGGGGCCGCCGTCGGAGCAACGGCTGGAGCAGTTCGCGGACGTCGCCAACAGAAGAAGGCCAACAAACAGGCTGAACAACAGGCGCAACAGCAGGGACAAGCTCAACAACAACAGCGAATGGACACTTTCCGCCGAGCCTTCTCGTCCTGCATAGATTCGAAGGGCTACTCTGTTAAATAAAGGTGAGACTTCCCTATGAACTGAATGGTGCTGGCTTCACCCAGCACCAGCAGGAACAACGCTGCGGGTCTGGCAAGACACTTCTCGTTCGGAGAAATCTTCGTTCGCCTCGTTGTCTGTGTTCTAGATATTAGGCGCCCCCTTCAGGGTGAACCGTATGCGCTCGTAAAAGCACTAGTTGTGGGCGGAGAGGGGTGATCTTTATCTTCTGCTGTACAGCAAATCGCTGCTCTGGAGATTTACATGACGACATCCTTCGCGCAAAAAACTACTTCTGCGGAACCCGCTGTGCTTCGCGACGGCGACGGAGCAAAACTCGTACATATCGATGGTTTGCACATGGCACGTTTCGCCGAGATCTTCCTTACCGGTCGCGAGGCTAAAACCGGAAAGCTGGTCGGTGCCTGCTACAACACGAGCCTTTTCCCATGTGCCGTTACGGCCTCCAAGGACACCGCGCCGCAGGCGTGGGTCGAAGGTCTCGATTTTGACAAGATAAAGAACGAATTCGGCGCCATTGCGGCGTCAATCAACGGCCCTAAACTCTGGATGGCCGATTGGATTGAAATCCAGAATGGCGTTTTCAGGGAGTTCAACGGTCGCAAGTTTCCGTGGGTCGCCCAATTGGATATGGGCGACAACACCGGTGCTGTATCAGAATCCCCGCTTTACAAACCCATACCAATTACACGCGAGGGCAGCAACATCGGCTGGAACAAGGGCACCAGGGCTTTGCTGCTGGACGATGCGGAAGGAAACACCTGGATCATGAAGGGGTTCATGATCGGTGTTAAACCAAAATACACCTACGAGGAATTCGTTGCCGCAGGACAAAGCCAGTTCAAGAAACTGCCGCCCGGCTGGAAGTTCCGGGTCAAGACGTTGGAGCAGGATTTGATCGAGAGGCCGGAAGGCGGCGTGGCCATACTCATGCCCGACGAGTTCTTCAACACCTATGACAAGACCGGGCCCGGCATGATGAATTACAAGCCGTAGCCATTCGTTCGATTGGGCAGGCACCTGCGAAGCCGCAGTCTCGCTTCTTCTATTCAGAGTTGCGGCGCCCAGCTTTTGATTCATAGCGTTTTAGGGGTTTCTGGAGACAACTGTCGACAGAAATCCCTAAAGCGAGGTCGTCTCATGGAGACATGGCTTTCCTCGTCTCGACCATTAGTCACGTCTTTGCGAACGCACAAAGCCAACACGAGGCATACCAGATTAGACTCCCCCTTTTCGCGTTGAACACATGCGCTTGCAAAAGTGCCAGTTGTGTGCGGAGAGTGGTGGTCTTTACCTTTAGCGGAGCAACAAGTCGCTGCTCAGGAGCCACCCCATGACGACAATCTCCGCTCAGCAAACTACTCCTGCGGAACCTGCTGTGCTTCGCGACGGCGACGGAGCAAAATCCGTACATATCGATGGTTTGCACATGGCACGTTTCGCCGAGATCTTCCTTACCGGTCGCGAGGCTAAAACCGGAAAGCTGGTCGCTGCGTGCTACAACACGAGCCTTTTCCCAGGTGCCGTTACGGCCTCCAAGGACACCGCGCCGCAGGCGTGGGTCGAAGGTCTCGATTTTGACAAGATAAAGAACGAATTTGGCGTCCTTGGTGCGTCGTTCAACGGCCCGAAGTTCTGGATGCCCGATTGGGTTGAAATCCAGAATGGCGTCTTCAGGGAGTTCAACGGCCGCAAGTTTCCATGGGTCGCCCAATTGGATATGGGCGACAACACCGGTGGTGTATCAGAATCCACGCCCTACAAACCCATGACCATCGCACGAGATAGTAGCGGCATTGGTTGGTACAAGGGCACCACGGCTTTGCTGCTGGACGATCCAGAGGGCAACACTTGGATCATGAAGGGATTCCAGGTCGGCCTCAAACCGAAATACACCTACGAGCAATTCGTTGCCGCAGGACAAAGCCAGTTCAAGAAGCTCCCGCCGGGCTGGAAGCTTCGCGTCAAGAAACTGGAGAAGGACTTGGTCGAGAAGCCCGAAGGCGGCGTGGCCACGATCATGCCCGACGAGTTCTTCAATATGTATGACAAGACCGGGCCGGGCATGATGAATTAC of the Terriglobia bacterium genome contains:
- a CDS encoding DUF4436 family protein codes for the protein MAGLLLVLLGIYFSVIWLNFTESARRSINLEIPSHGNDYLLIDVDLINVDLQRREMTARITFSATGNLAEDEVTPATDLQLVLNTVRGQQQITFPKGKRMNITEAVFPLLGEINRYPLDRYTGNVWLLATIPGRQGPPAPARKTGAKPAQKSKPPENKNVPQEKRGLFGIFSRGASQEQKKAPEAQIQQAPARQESPLTKATLGLGAAALTEQVQADTRIKFRASIPGLTFRGTELIEGVQSLKGLTGIHVYLKRSDSVISISALATVMMLGLSIGVVTMTVPVLSGTRKVEAFHATMAVSLIFGLPALRSIQPGIPSPGTLGDMLAFTWAEIAAATSVIALAIRGLGQGKIDVQDDRRPRG
- a CDS encoding DUF6223 family protein, which translates into the protein METERSEIYETNFAIILAVLAAAALFGGLVYAVLLAAHLSEPGATTVHGLTPRRLWATTTVVLALLGVVIGGMAMYRGARRIGNHGQRGAIVAVVAGLIAAVNGGLNLAIANGGPGTGNGVVGGAAAFVLGLIALGLGGLALTRSRRTALQPGRMT
- the sigJ gene encoding RNA polymerase sigma factor SigJ, encoding MSNPAGSFEPYRRRLLGLAYRMLGSMADAEDAVQEAYLRWHGVDRDKVSEPKAFLMATTTRICLDMLTSARARREEYVGPWLPEPVFDTAALTPDSRTELAEDLSIALLLTLDRLSPLERAAFLLHDVFDFSFSEVATALERNEVACRQLAARARANVRAARPRGATAPPASSGGIDAKHARLLSAFTAATQSGDLNALTQLLASDVRVLTDGGGKVRAALNAINGADRVAQFLVDVTRKRPGAWWRDDFTLRFEIINGLPGIVVDAPEGPVQTSAFEIEGDVIRALYVVRNPDKLRHLAPPRRETSNK
- a CDS encoding VOC family protein codes for the protein MSSIQQNENQHSESPHTTQAFIVGFWGVRYQVKDVQRAIAFYTQTLGFNLDMQHLPAFGQVSIGGLKLILSGPGASGSRVMSDGRHQEPGGWNRVLLQVLDLPARIADLKEAGLHFRNEMEVGPGGKQIQLDDPDGNPIELFEPAKR
- a CDS encoding glycine zipper family protein, yielding MNPKKNQTPEQQMKDEGACYSTAQQQTGIDPAAPPPPPPQAPQQKGGAVKGAARGAAGGAAIGAIADDAGTGAAVGATAGAVRGRRQQKKANKQAEQQAQQQGQAQQQQRMDTFRRAFSSCIDSKGYSVK